AACAAAATGATGTGTTTCATATTTATTCAAGAGGCTTTGAGATGAAGGAAGTAACGGTTTATGACGTATTAGGAAGGGTGGTTTATTCCGATGCGTCAGAAGGAAATAGCCATATACTTCCTTATCTCGGAGCAAATCAGGTGTTGGTTGTACAAGTTATAACCGCAAATGAAGAAGTTTTGAGTAAGAAAGTAGGAAATTAAACTTTTTATCCCACAGATGCACAGATGCTAAATGTAAAATAGTTTAGAAAAACACAATGTAAATCACACT
Above is a genomic segment from Bacteroidia bacterium containing:
- a CDS encoding T9SS sorting signal type C domain-containing protein — encoded protein: QNDVFHIYSRGFEMKEVTVYDVLGRVVYSDASEGNSHILPYLGANQVLVVQVITANEEVLSKKVGN